A window of the Bactrocera neohumeralis isolate Rockhampton unplaced genomic scaffold, APGP_CSIRO_Bneo_wtdbg2-racon-allhic-juicebox.fasta_v2 cluster09, whole genome shotgun sequence genome harbors these coding sequences:
- the LOC126763911 gene encoding uncharacterized protein CG45076-like isoform X1, translating to MVYESGFTTRRTYTSRPIISSYAVSYPVEHKVSRVYKTTYPIYSSYTIPKRVYTGARIYTSPVRVVTSPARVVTRVIHSPSPIRVLRTTTRVISSPERTMSYTYKTPKIYNSSYLPATTYSSYLPSTYVYSTPSYYYSPISRVFTRSLSPPIRITTSPVRSSTSYLKRTLPGYGARALTNYLNTEPFAAFQEETNRIRHRAQSLIRDIHSPIVRRSRSCTPFPVTGYTYEPTSKLALDAYVERITNPVRHVAKEVHRISHYPEPAKKYVGKSHLASVRICGDKAYNIRRPMYDSDKVRTDINLLSWYLRNPHGKGDKKHKENYSEKAVDAVEVDA from the exons taTCCGGTTGAACATAAGGTTTCACGT GTGTATAAAACGACCTATCCAATATACTCGTCGTACACAATTCCAAAACGGGTATACACTGGAGCACGTATTTATACTTCACCTGTTCGAGTTGTAACTTCCCCAGCTCGCGTAGTGACACGCGTTATACACTCACCATCTCCCATACGTGTTCTTCGCACAACTACACGGGTTATTTCCTCACCGGAACGTACAATGTCATACACCTACAAAACACCGAAGATATATAACTCATCATATTTACCAGCAACCACTTATAGCTCGTATTTACCCTCTACTTATGTATACTCCACTCCATCCTATTACTACTCGCCCATATCTCGTGTGTTCACCCGCTCCCTGAGCCCTCCAATCAGGATAACAACTTCTCCAGTGCGTTCTTCAACATCCTATTTGAAGAGAACATTACCAGGATACGGCGCTCGTGCTCTTACCAATTACCTCAACACTGAACCCTTTGCC GCTTTTCAGGAAGAAACGAACCGTATTCGCCACAGAGCGCAGTCGTTGATTCGTGATATCCACTCTCCAATAGTTCGCAGATCTCGTAGTTGCACACCATTTCCTGTAACTGG ATATACTTACGAGCCAACATCTAAGCTTGCTCTTGATGCGTATGTCGAAAGAATAACTAATCCTGTACGTCATGTAGCCAAAGAAGTTCATAGAATCTCTCACTATCCTGAGCCAGCTAAAAAATATGTTG gcAAAAGTCATCTCGCTTCAGTGAGGATTTGCGGTGATAAAGCATATAATATTAGAAGGCCAATGTACGATTCAGACAAGGTCCGCACTGATATAAATCTTCTATCATGGTATTTAAGAAATCCTCATGGAAAAGGTGACAAAAAACATAAGGAGAATTATTCCGAGAAAGCAG TTGATGCTGTTGAAGTTGATGCCTAA
- the LOC126763911 gene encoding uncharacterized protein CG45076-like isoform X3: protein MVYESGFTTRRTYTSRPIISSYAVSYPVEHKVSRVYKTTYPIYSSYTIPKRVYTGARIYTSPVRVVTSPARVVTRVIHSPSPIRVLRTTTRVISSPERTMSYTYKTPKIYNSSYLPATTYSSYLPSTYVYSTPSYYYSPISRVFTRSLSPPIRITTSPVRSSTSYLKRTLPGYGARALTNYLNTEPFAAFQEETNRIRHRAQSLIRDIHSPIVRRSRSCTPFPVTGYTYEPTSKLALDAYVERITNPVRHVAKEVHRISHYPEPAKKYVVDAVEVDA from the exons taTCCGGTTGAACATAAGGTTTCACGT GTGTATAAAACGACCTATCCAATATACTCGTCGTACACAATTCCAAAACGGGTATACACTGGAGCACGTATTTATACTTCACCTGTTCGAGTTGTAACTTCCCCAGCTCGCGTAGTGACACGCGTTATACACTCACCATCTCCCATACGTGTTCTTCGCACAACTACACGGGTTATTTCCTCACCGGAACGTACAATGTCATACACCTACAAAACACCGAAGATATATAACTCATCATATTTACCAGCAACCACTTATAGCTCGTATTTACCCTCTACTTATGTATACTCCACTCCATCCTATTACTACTCGCCCATATCTCGTGTGTTCACCCGCTCCCTGAGCCCTCCAATCAGGATAACAACTTCTCCAGTGCGTTCTTCAACATCCTATTTGAAGAGAACATTACCAGGATACGGCGCTCGTGCTCTTACCAATTACCTCAACACTGAACCCTTTGCC GCTTTTCAGGAAGAAACGAACCGTATTCGCCACAGAGCGCAGTCGTTGATTCGTGATATCCACTCTCCAATAGTTCGCAGATCTCGTAGTTGCACACCATTTCCTGTAACTGG ATATACTTACGAGCCAACATCTAAGCTTGCTCTTGATGCGTATGTCGAAAGAATAACTAATCCTGTACGTCATGTAGCCAAAGAAGTTCATAGAATCTCTCACTATCCTGAGCCAGCTAAAAAATATGTTG TTGATGCTGTTGAAGTTGATGCCTAA
- the LOC126763911 gene encoding uncharacterized protein CG45076-like isoform X2, translating into MVYESGFTTRRTYTSRPIISSYAVSVYKTTYPIYSSYTIPKRVYTGARIYTSPVRVVTSPARVVTRVIHSPSPIRVLRTTTRVISSPERTMSYTYKTPKIYNSSYLPATTYSSYLPSTYVYSTPSYYYSPISRVFTRSLSPPIRITTSPVRSSTSYLKRTLPGYGARALTNYLNTEPFAAFQEETNRIRHRAQSLIRDIHSPIVRRSRSCTPFPVTGYTYEPTSKLALDAYVERITNPVRHVAKEVHRISHYPEPAKKYVGKSHLASVRICGDKAYNIRRPMYDSDKVRTDINLLSWYLRNPHGKGDKKHKENYSEKAVDAVEVDA; encoded by the exons GTGTATAAAACGACCTATCCAATATACTCGTCGTACACAATTCCAAAACGGGTATACACTGGAGCACGTATTTATACTTCACCTGTTCGAGTTGTAACTTCCCCAGCTCGCGTAGTGACACGCGTTATACACTCACCATCTCCCATACGTGTTCTTCGCACAACTACACGGGTTATTTCCTCACCGGAACGTACAATGTCATACACCTACAAAACACCGAAGATATATAACTCATCATATTTACCAGCAACCACTTATAGCTCGTATTTACCCTCTACTTATGTATACTCCACTCCATCCTATTACTACTCGCCCATATCTCGTGTGTTCACCCGCTCCCTGAGCCCTCCAATCAGGATAACAACTTCTCCAGTGCGTTCTTCAACATCCTATTTGAAGAGAACATTACCAGGATACGGCGCTCGTGCTCTTACCAATTACCTCAACACTGAACCCTTTGCC GCTTTTCAGGAAGAAACGAACCGTATTCGCCACAGAGCGCAGTCGTTGATTCGTGATATCCACTCTCCAATAGTTCGCAGATCTCGTAGTTGCACACCATTTCCTGTAACTGG ATATACTTACGAGCCAACATCTAAGCTTGCTCTTGATGCGTATGTCGAAAGAATAACTAATCCTGTACGTCATGTAGCCAAAGAAGTTCATAGAATCTCTCACTATCCTGAGCCAGCTAAAAAATATGTTG gcAAAAGTCATCTCGCTTCAGTGAGGATTTGCGGTGATAAAGCATATAATATTAGAAGGCCAATGTACGATTCAGACAAGGTCCGCACTGATATAAATCTTCTATCATGGTATTTAAGAAATCCTCATGGAAAAGGTGACAAAAAACATAAGGAGAATTATTCCGAGAAAGCAG TTGATGCTGTTGAAGTTGATGCCTAA